AATCCCCTTCACTTTTGCAGGGATAGAAGCGGAATGATGAGCAGTAAGTTTTCAGGAGGTGTGGAGAGTGCCTAAATTGTCTAACATGAGCTATAAAAATCAACGGATTCTGATCATCTTTTTATTTTCGCTAGTACCCGTAGTTCTGCTGCTGACGTTCTCCTATTTACCTGTCTTTAAAATGTTTCAGTACAGCTTCACCAGCTGGAACGGGCTAAGCAAAAATATGGAGTATATCGGCTTTGATAACTACAAGACGATCTTTACCAAGCCGGAGTACTTCGCCGTGTTCAAGGTCAGCTTGTATTACTTTTTTGCCACCTTTATCCAGATGGGGCTGGCGCTTTATTTTGCCACGATTCTGAGCTTCAATGTCCGGCTGAAGAACTGGTTCAAGGGGATTCTGTTCTTTCCGACCTTGCTGAACGGTGTGGCGATCGGGTTCATCTTCCTGTTCTTCTTCAAGCCGGAAGGCACCCTTAATACCATTCTTGATCTGCTCGGCCTCGGGGCGCTGCAACAAAAATGGCTGCTGAATCCGCAGCTGATTAACATCTCTCTCGCTTTTGCCTCGGTATGGCGTTACATGGGGATGAACTTTATTATCTTCCTTGGTGCGATCTCCTCAATCGGCAGTGATATCTATGAAGCCTCGGAGATAGACGGGGCTAACCGCTGGCATCAGTTCCGGCATATCATCATTCCAAGCATCAAGCGTATCCTCCAGCTCAATCTGATTCTCGCGGTGAGCGGGGCCATCGGGGTGTTTGAGATTCCGTATGTCATGACCGGCGGCTCCAACGGCAGCGGCACTTTTGTCATCCAGACCGTCGATGTGGCCTTCAAATACAGCAAGCTGGGGCTGGCTTCGGCAATGGCTGTGGTCCTGCTTGGTATTGTGGTGCTGGTCACTATCCTGCAGCGCATTCTGATCAAGGAGGAGAAATAGAGCGATGCATACCTTCAAATACAACCTGGCCGCTGTGTTTAAATATATCTCCCTGGTGCTGGGCGCGCTTATGGCATTGATGCCGATTGTGGTGGTCTTCTTTGCTTCCCTGAAAACCAATGCCGAGTATGCCTCAACCGGTCCGCTGACCCTGCCGGAGAACTGGCTGAATTTCGCCAACTATACTAAAGCCTTCGTAGACGGGAACATGCTGCTCGGCTTCATGAACACGATCATTATCGTCCTTATTTCCATTGCGGGCGCTACGCTTACCGGCTCGATGATGGCTTATATTCTGGCCCGGTTCAAATTCAGAGGCAGCAAGGCGCTGATGGGGGCTTTTCTGCTGGCTACGCTGATTCCCGGAGTAACGACGCAAGTAGCAACTTTTCAGATCATCAATGCCCTGGACTTGTTCAATACCCGCTGGGCGCCGATTCTGATGTATCTGGGGACCGATATTATCGCTGTCTATATCTTCATGCAGTTCCTGGACTCGATCTCTGAGTCACTTGACGAATCGGCAATGCTGGATGGGGCCTCCTACTGGACGATCTACTGGAGAATTATTCTTCCGCTGCTGAGTCCGGCCATTGTGACGGTGATCATCGTGAAGGGCGTTAATATCTACAATGATTTCTACACCCCGTTCCTGTATATGCCCAAAAGCAGCCTGCAGGTCGTGTCCACTGCACTGTTCAAATTCAAAGGGCCTTACGGCTCCCAGTGGGAGGTCATCTGTGCCGCGATTATGATCGCGATCATTCCGACGCTGATCGCATTCGTAGCACTGCAGAAATACATCTATAACGGCTTCGCCCAAGGGTCGGTCAAATAAAGCGGCAAGCCGGGGAGCAATACACCATCGCAGCGGCTGCTGCAACTATTATTGGAGGGATTCTATTATGAGAGAAGTAAAGCTGACTGGCAGCCAGAGTCTGCCGAATATGCCTTGGCAGGACAGACCTGCCGGGAATGACCATCCGGTCTGGAGACATAGCGATAACCCGGTGATCAAGCGTAATCCGGCCAAAGGGGTCGCCCGCATCTTCAACAGCGCGGTGATCGCTTACGAGGGCAGCTTTCTGGGAGTCTTCCGCGTGGAGGATCACACGACCCGCCCCCATCTGCGGATGGGCCGCAGCGCGGACGGCCTGGATTGGGTCATTGATGAGCAGCCGATCCAATTCATAGACGAGGCAGGCCAACCGTATATGCCACGTTACGCGTATGATCCCCGTCTGGTGAAGGTGGAGGATACGTATTATATTATCTGGTGTACGGATTTCTACGGGGCGGCGATCGGCGTTGCCAAGACACAGGATTTCAAGAGCTTCGTCAGCCTGGAGAATCCGTTCCTGCCGTTCAACCGCAACGGAGTGCTGTTTCCCCGAAAAATAGGCGGCAATTTCGTCATGCTCTCCCGGCCAAGCGACAGCGGGCATACTCCGTTCGGCGATGTCTTCCTGAGCGAGAGCCCTGACTTCGTCTACTGGGGAAAGCACCGCCATGTCATGACCAAGGGTGGACAAGGCTGGTGGCAGAGCACCAAGATCGGCGGCGGACCTGCGCCCATTGAGACCTCGGAAGGCTGGCTGATGTTCTACCATGGGGTTACAGGGACCTGTAACGGCCTTGTCTATAGCATGGGGGCTGTTATTTTGGATACGGATGAGCCTTCGAGAGTGAAATACCGCTCCCGGAACTTCGTGCTGACACCAGAGGAATGGTATGAAGAAAGAGGTTTTGTCAACAATGTACTCTTCCCTTGTGCTGCGCTGAGTGACACCGATACCGGACGGATTGCCATCTATTACGGGGCTGCGGACACCTATGTTGGTGTTGCCTACACCACCGTTGATGAAATCGTTAACTACGTCATTGAGACTCATGAAGAGGTTGGCGATGATGCCGGTCCTGGTAAGATCTAAGCCTGTCCGCCACCCGACGCAATTTGCTGCATACAACAAAATCACAGCCACAGAAGAGCTGATGGTATATCATGAATAGGATCATGAATATCAAGAATACATAGAATCTGGCGGTGGTTTTTTGAGCAGTTCAACAGTTCGCAGTACCTCTATTCTTTCTCGGCTGCATCCCTCCAAGTCGCTGGGGATGCGGCTCTTTCTGGTTTTTTTCATCGCGACCATGGGAATTGTGCTGTCTCTGGGGTATATTTCCTACTCTGTGGCGAGACAAACGATTGAGAACAATGCATTGTCCGCTAATCAGCAGACCGTGGAGCAGACGGCAGAGAAGCTGGATGTGATCCTGCTGCGCTATGAAGATAATCTGGGTCAGCTGTTCTACAATGAGGATATTCAGCAAGCGGTCGCACTGGAAGGCCCAGCTGCCGCAGATCCTGCGAAGCGCACAGAACTGTCCAAGATAATTAACGGGGAGCTCGATCAATGGCTCACGGCTGTACCCGGGGTGCAGGCAGTGTATCTGGTTCCGCTGAATGAAGTCTTGCCCGCAGCCGGAGCTGGTGAAGTGGACAATGATTTCCTGGCGGCGATCCATGATGCAGCATGGTACAAGCAGTTGCAGGAGAAGCCGCAGAGCCAGTGGATTACCGAAGCGCTGAAGCAGGGAGAGGCCGCAGGAGTGGTGCGTTTCGCTAAGTCTGTAGCGGCGGAAGCGGGTCACTCCGGTTATCTGGCGGTCTGCGATATTAAGACTACAGAGCTTGACAGCCAGCTGCAAATGGTTGATCTGGGCCAGGGTTCCTATATCCAGCTGCTGACGGTCACAGATGAGCTGATCGCCTCTTCCCAGCAAGAGGAGACGGACACCTATCTGCGTCTGGGCGGCACTCTGTTCAAGGGCTTAAGCGATACATCCGGCTCTCTGCCGACCAAGGACGAGCAGGGCAAATCCATTCTTGCGGTCTACGGCACACTGCATACTTCCGGCTGGAGGCTGCTCGGAGTGGTACCCTCCGGCAATCTGACCAAGGATGCGGGACGGATTCTTAACACGACCTACATAGCGGTGGCCGCCGCTGCCGCCGTTGCCGTGCTGATTGGACTCTGGATGGTACGGATGGTCTCGCGTCCGCTGTCTCGGCTGCGGGATCTGATGGTCAAGGGGGCAGCCGGGGATCTGCGCGTACGCACCGATGTAGTCACCCGTGATGAGATCGGCCAGCTGTCCGGCTCCTTCAACCTGATGATGGAGCAGATTACAGAGCTGGTCGTCCACACCAAGGAGACCGCGCGTGAGGTTACGGAAGCGGCGGAAGCCCTTGGCAATGCCTCCCGCGACACGGCGGTGGCAGCGAAGGATATTGCCGCAGCCACGGAAGAGATTGCCGGCGGTGCAGGCAGTCTGTCACTGGAGGCGGACCGGGGTAACGAGATGACGGCTCAGATCTCGGAGAAGATGGAATCCGTTATTGCAGTAGCCCATGAGATTGGCGGAACTGCTCATAGCGTGGAGCAAGCCAGTGCAGAAGGGGTAGTCAAGCTGCAGGAGCTGCTAAGCAGAACACAAGAGACTGGCGACAGGACAGGCAAGCTGGTCCTTAAGGTGAATGAACTTAAGGATACCGCCTCATCGGTCATTCAGGTGCTGGAGGTCATGCAGAGCATTACCCAGCAGACCAATATCCTGTCGCTGAACGCTACTATTGAAGCGGCGCGGGCAGGGGAGGCGGGCAAGGGCTTCACGGTTGTCGCCGATGAAATCCGCCAGCTGGCGGAGCAGTCCAAGCGTTCCATTGCCGTGGTGGGCGAGATTACGGACCGGATCATGCGGGATATGCATGAGACGGTAGACGCCTTGTCCGAGGTTGCGCCGCTGTTCGGGGAGCAGATGGACTATGTTCAGAACACCAGTGAAATCTTCATTAGTGTACAGGGCCAGATGCATCAGCTGATTACCAGGCTGGATTCGGTATCTTCTTCGATTGACGGCCTGAACCACTCGCAGCAAGTCTTGTCAGAGACTATAGGCAATGTCAGC
This genomic interval from Paenibacillus sp. FSL H8-0332 contains the following:
- a CDS encoding sugar ABC transporter permease; its protein translation is MPKLSNMSYKNQRILIIFLFSLVPVVLLLTFSYLPVFKMFQYSFTSWNGLSKNMEYIGFDNYKTIFTKPEYFAVFKVSLYYFFATFIQMGLALYFATILSFNVRLKNWFKGILFFPTLLNGVAIGFIFLFFFKPEGTLNTILDLLGLGALQQKWLLNPQLINISLAFASVWRYMGMNFIIFLGAISSIGSDIYEASEIDGANRWHQFRHIIIPSIKRILQLNLILAVSGAIGVFEIPYVMTGGSNGSGTFVIQTVDVAFKYSKLGLASAMAVVLLGIVVLVTILQRILIKEEK
- a CDS encoding carbohydrate ABC transporter permease, giving the protein MHTFKYNLAAVFKYISLVLGALMALMPIVVVFFASLKTNAEYASTGPLTLPENWLNFANYTKAFVDGNMLLGFMNTIIIVLISIAGATLTGSMMAYILARFKFRGSKALMGAFLLATLIPGVTTQVATFQIINALDLFNTRWAPILMYLGTDIIAVYIFMQFLDSISESLDESAMLDGASYWTIYWRIILPLLSPAIVTVIIVKGVNIYNDFYTPFLYMPKSSLQVVSTALFKFKGPYGSQWEVICAAIMIAIIPTLIAFVALQKYIYNGFAQGSVK
- a CDS encoding glycoside hydrolase family 130 protein; its protein translation is MREVKLTGSQSLPNMPWQDRPAGNDHPVWRHSDNPVIKRNPAKGVARIFNSAVIAYEGSFLGVFRVEDHTTRPHLRMGRSADGLDWVIDEQPIQFIDEAGQPYMPRYAYDPRLVKVEDTYYIIWCTDFYGAAIGVAKTQDFKSFVSLENPFLPFNRNGVLFPRKIGGNFVMLSRPSDSGHTPFGDVFLSESPDFVYWGKHRHVMTKGGQGWWQSTKIGGGPAPIETSEGWLMFYHGVTGTCNGLVYSMGAVILDTDEPSRVKYRSRNFVLTPEEWYEERGFVNNVLFPCAALSDTDTGRIAIYYGAADTYVGVAYTTVDEIVNYVIETHEEVGDDAGPGKI
- a CDS encoding methyl-accepting chemotaxis protein; amino-acid sequence: MGIVLSLGYISYSVARQTIENNALSANQQTVEQTAEKLDVILLRYEDNLGQLFYNEDIQQAVALEGPAAADPAKRTELSKIINGELDQWLTAVPGVQAVYLVPLNEVLPAAGAGEVDNDFLAAIHDAAWYKQLQEKPQSQWITEALKQGEAAGVVRFAKSVAAEAGHSGYLAVCDIKTTELDSQLQMVDLGQGSYIQLLTVTDELIASSQQEETDTYLRLGGTLFKGLSDTSGSLPTKDEQGKSILAVYGTLHTSGWRLLGVVPSGNLTKDAGRILNTTYIAVAAAAAVAVLIGLWMVRMVSRPLSRLRDLMVKGAAGDLRVRTDVVTRDEIGQLSGSFNLMMEQITELVVHTKETAREVTEAAEALGNASRDTAVAAKDIAAATEEIAGGAGSLSLEADRGNEMTAQISEKMESVIAVAHEIGGTAHSVEQASAEGVVKLQELLSRTQETGDRTGKLVLKVNELKDTASSVIQVLEVMQSITQQTNILSLNATIEAARAGEAGKGFTVVADEIRQLAEQSKRSIAVVGEITDRIMRDMHETVDALSEVAPLFGEQMDYVQNTSEIFISVQGQMHQLITRLDSVSSSIDGLNHSQQVLSETIGNVSSFAEESSAASEEVASLTGEQENVSEYLVTLSSKLENASSRLRERLSKFNV